GATCGTGCCCGCCGCGGCGGTAGCGCCGGGGTGGGGAGGGATGAGGCAATGCACGGCGTAGAGCCCCGAAGCCAGCGATACGGACATTACCAGCAATGGTTTCCCGCTTCTGCCGGCAACGGAACGGTTCAGCCCGCTCAATACGATATAACCGCTGTCGCAGAAAATGGGCAGCCCCACAATGAACCCCGTGATCCCCATGGCCGTGGCGGCCCTTTTCTCGCCCACCAGCTTCAGGATGGCGGCGGCCATCACGCGCGTGGCGCCGGTATGTTCGAGGATCACGCCGAGCATGGTGCCCAACACGATGATGAAACCCAGGCTCTGCATGATATGCCCGAAGCCTTCTTTCATCACGGCGATGATTTTCGGGAAAGGTAGTTCCACCCCGAGCCCTACGGCAAAGCAGGCGAGGAATAACGCGAAAAACGCATGAACGCGGAATTTTACCGTCAGCAATACGATCAGGCCGATACCTGCCGCCAGCGACAGCAGTACCTGGATGAAGGAAGCAGTCATATCACAATATAAACATTCTCCGCTCCCTTGTACTCCTTAAATCAGATCGAATGCCTGCGCGAATTGCGTGATGTCGTAGCTGGAATGCGCTTTCAGCTTGTTTTTGATGTTGCGGCGATGCGTGGTCACCGTTTTCTCGGAGATATTCAACTCAATGGCCATTTCCGCGGAGTTGCGGCCGAGGCCCATCAGCGTCAGTACTTCGCGCTCGCGCTGTGTCAGCTCAGCGAAGATGTGCTTGTTGGCGCGCAGGAAAGTGTTTTCCTTCAGCAGCCGGTTTACTTTCGCATTGATGTAATGCGCCTGCTCCACCGGCAGCGCGAAGGTGATGCAATGCGTGGGAACGCCTTCGGCGTTGCGGAAGAAGATGCGCGTGGCGCCGAGGTACCACTGCCAGGGATCCTCCGGGGTTGGCCGTACCTGGTGGAAAAACGACACGAACTCCCGCTCGCGGTTCCCTTGTATCAGCTGCATGATGCGGGGCACGTAATCGTCCATTTCCGCCGGGTTGAAAAAACGGTGGAAATAAGCGATGCCCATATCTTTCAGCGCCTGGAGATCCGTACGCAACAGGCGTTGGCCCCATGGTGACATATACTCCACGGATTGCGTGAGGATGTTATGTATGATGACGACAGCCGGGAGGTCTTCGCTGACCAGCTCTAATTGTGCGATCTTGGTTGACAGTTCCGTGTCCTTAATAGGTGGGATGCTCATGTACCAGCAAGATACACAGAAAGCTAGACGTGCAAAATACCTTCCATTACGATGGTGGAGGCCCCGCTTACCCAAATCCCCGCGCCGGTGACGCGGAACCGCAGTATGGATGGTTGCTGGATCTTCACGCCCTGCAGCACGGCATATTCTTTCTCCTTATGGATATACCCCTTCTGGAAGAGATACGCGCCCAGCGGGCCCGCTGCCGATCCCGTAGCGGCGTCTTCTCCGCCACCGGGGTGGAAGAAGCGCGCCTGTGCGATCTGGGGCGTGTCCTTATCGGTCATCGTAAAGCAATAACAACCCTGGAAGCCGTAGCCTGTGGCGATGTTCTGTAGGGCGCCGCCGGCCTGGGCGGCACGGTTGAGCGCGTCGATATTGCGGAGGGGCACCATCAGGTGCGATACTTCGGTGGTAACAACCGTAGGCTGCCAGTCGTACAGCTTCACATCTTCGGGCAGCAGGTGAAGGGCTGCGGCGATGTCTTCCGCCGGAACCGTATTGCCGGTGCGCGCCGGCTGTTGCAACATGCCGATGAACGGGAGGTCGTTGCTGTTGGTTTCAATGTTGAGCTGAACGCGCTTGTCTTTCATGATCACCGACGGACCGCCCTCCTGAACGCGGAAAACGTTCATGTCTTTCAGTACCGCCAGGCATACGGCCCCGAGCAGGTTATGGCCGGCGCCGCTGATCTCGCGGCCCTGGCGCGTAAAGGAGCGGACGCGGAGCGCTTTATCTTCTTTCGAATAATGCATGAAAGAAGTTTCGACATAACCGAATTCACGGGAAATCTGTTGGTAAAGCGAGGTCTCCAGCGGTTTGCCGGTTACGACCACGGGTAAGGGATTGCCTTTAAAACGTTCGTTGGTAAAAACATCGAGAACATAATAGGGCATGGTGTTCTGTTCGGATTTCATAGCATTCTCACTAAGGATTCTATCTTACAATTGGCCGATAAATGTACAACGTTTTATGTATTGCCCGCGGAAAAAACAATTCACGCGAGCGATAATAACTTGTTGCGTACCAACAGGCAGGCCCCGGTAACACCGGCCTTTTCACCGAGGGTGGAAAGCACCAGCTGCATATCGTTGTTGACGAGCGGGAGGGAATATTTGTTGATGGCGGATTTGATGGGCAGGCGGATGATATCGCCTGTGGCGCTCATGCTGCCGCCGAGGATCACCAGCTCGGGATTGAACAGATTGATGAGCATGGCGATGCCTTTGCCGAGTTTTTCGCCGATAGCGCCGATGAGCTCAATGGCAAGAATGTCGCCTTTTGCGGCGGCGGCGATGATATCGTCGAGCAGTACCTGGCCGGTTTGCGGGTCGGGTTGCACGATGGTGGTAACCCCTTCGCCCAGCTTCTCCATGAAATGCCGGATGAGCGCCTGGCCGGAGGCTTCCGTTTCCAGGCAGCCTTTTTTACCGCAATGGCACATCCGCTCATTGTTGAAAACAGGCATGTGGCCGAACTCGCCCGCAAACCCGGATTTGCCGTGGTAGAGCTGTCCGTTTACGAGGATGCCGAGGCCGATGCCGTGGTCGAGGTTGATGAATAGCGCGTTCTTTTCCTGGCGGAGAGCGCCGCTGCTGAATTCGCCGAAAGCCATGGCGCGGGAATCATTTTCCAGGAAGGTGCGGATGCCGGTCCTGCTTTCAAACACCTGGCTGAGAGGCGCTTCGCTGAAGTTGAAGAAATTGTGGCTGTAGCCGGTGGCATACTGTATGCGGCCGGAGATGTTCACGCCCATACCCATGACTTTTTCGCGGGGCACGGGCAGCGCGTCGAGAAAGCGGCCGATGATCTCGCAAAGCATGTCGAGCGAAGCGGGTGTATTCTCCAACTGGTAAGGGATCCTTTCCGTGATCTTTACCAGGTTGCGCTTGAAATCGAGCAGGCCGATGTTGACGTGGAATTTCTTCACTTCCACCCCCACGAAAAAACCGGCGTCGGGCGCGATACCGTAAATGTTTGGCTTGCGGCCGCCGGTGCTGTCGATCTTGCCGTAATCGCTCACCAGGCCCTCGCGCAGCAGATCACTTAGCAAGTGGGTAACCTTCGGCGTGGATGCATTCAGCTCGCGCGACAGGTCCGCAATCGTGGAATTGTCGTGTTGGGTGAACCAGGCCAGGATCTTCTTCTTCAAATGCAAATTCTTATACGCGACCCCGCCCAGGTCCGCCCTGTTCAGTTCATCGAAAAAAGTAGGGTGACCCATATCGTTGTGGGTAGTTTTAAGTGGACCTCAGTAAATAGGCCGTCAAGATACAAACCAATCGTTTTTAAAAAAATAAAATGGAACGCGCAGCTTCCCGCAAACCCTCCTGCTTCAGCAACCAGTTAAGGAAATGGCAAAATCTTATCATCGCGGACGTTACTATCTGAGGATGAACGTATTGCCGGTAAAATTCCCGAAACAGCCGTTTTGCAAAACTCCTGACATCCTACTGACATCCTTCGTTCATCCTTCGAAGGTGTTCTCTCGTGGTACGGGTTTGAGGGTGTTTGAACGAAGGATGAACGGAGGATGAACGAAGGATGAACGGAGGATCGACGCGTAAAGCAGCAGAATATTCACGATTTTAAAGGCATCATTATAAAAAAATTAAAAAGGTATTGTGGTTGGGAGAAAAATATTGTTATTTAGTCGCCTTATCACGATATGATGCATAAATTCCACCTGTTACTATTCCTGCTGCTCGTTCCTTTTTTCGGGCAGGCACAACAGCAAACCGATCTCCTGATTGTAGGCGGCGGCGCCAGCGGCACCATGGCCGGCATCCAGGCGGCCCGCATGGGCGTTAAAACCCTCATCGTCGAAGAAACGCCGTGGCTGGGCGGCATGCTCACCAGCGCGGGCGTAGCCGCTATCGACGGCAACCACCGCATGCCCTCGGGGCTCTGGGGCGAATTCAGGCAGAAAATCTATGATTATTACGGTGGCCCGGGTAAAGTATCCACCGGCTGGGTCAGCAATACACTTTTCGAGCCCAGTACCGGTAATACGCTGCTCCGCCAGATGGCCGCCGCGGAACCGAACCTGCAGATCCGGTTCAACACCGCCTTCACAGCCATTCGCAGGAACGGCGGCGGGTGGACCGTCACCGTCCGGGAAGGAAAAAATCCCGGAACATCACCGCCCGCCTTGTCATCGACGCCACCGAACTGGGCGATGTAATCGCCGCCGCCGGTGCGAAGTACAGTATCGGGATGGATGACCGCGCCGTTACCGGCGAAGCCCTCGCGCCGCCGGCCGCCAACGATATTGTTCAAGACCTCACTTACGTGGTAGTGCTGAAGGATTACGGCAAGGGCGCCGATAAAACCATTCCGCGGCCAGCGGGCTACGATCCCGCGCCCTTCCGCCAGTGCTGCGATATCGCTGATCCCGCGTCGTTCGATTCGCCGAAAAACAACTGCAACATGATGATGCAGTACGGCCGCCTGCCGAACAATAAATACATGATCAACTGGCCCAAACACGGCAACGATTATTACCTCAATATCATCGAAAAAACACCGGCGGAACGCGCCGAAGCCCTCAAAGCCGCGAAGCTCCACACCCTGCGCTTTGTGTATTACCTGCAAACGGAACTGGGCTACAAGCACCTCGGCATCGCCGACGACGAATTCCCGACGGCCGACAAGCTGCCCATGATCCCTTACCACCGCGAATCGCGCCGGGTGAAAGGGAAGGCTCTTTTTACAGCTAACCATGTTCTGGATCCCTATAACCAGGCGCAACTGTTATACCGTACGGGCGTTGCCGTGGGCGACTATACCATCGACCATCACCATGATAAAAACCCGGATGCGCCCAAAATCGATTTCGTGAAGATGCGGGTGCCTTCCTATAATGTTCCGCTGGGCGCGCTCATTCCCGAAGGCGTGGGCGGGCTGATCGTAGCGGAAAAAAGCATCGGCGTCACCAATATCGTGAACGGCGCCACGCGGCTGCAGCCGGTTGTGATGGGGATTGGCCAGGCAGCGGGCGCCCTCGCCGCCGTGGCGCTTCGCAACGGTACGGAACCGGAAGCTACGGATGTGCGCGCCGTGCAGCAGGCGCTGCTCGACCACAAAGCTTACATCATGCCCTTCATCGACGTGCCGGCCGGCAGTCCGCACTTCGCCGCCATACAGCGCATTGGCGCGGCAGGGGTGCTCCGCGGCAGCGGGGTGCCGTACCAATGGGCGAACCAAACCTGGTTCTACCCGGCGCGCGAAGTGTCGGGCTACGAGCTGGTGGAAGGTTTGCGCCCGTTTTTCCCGGCGCTGCGCAGGCATTGGGGCGCTACCGGCGATCCGCTCACGGTGGCGGCTATGCTGGAAATCTTCAGCAAAGCAGGCGTTTCCGTTACCATGGCGGAGGTGTCCGGCAACTGGAGCGGGCTCGCGCTGCCGGGGACGCCCGCGCCGGGAACCGTGCTCAATCGCGGCAGTGCAGCCGTGCTGACGGATCATTTCCTGCGGCCCTTCCAATATAAAGTAGACCTGAACGGAAACTTTCAACAGTAAGCAAACCGATACATGATGCAAAGACTCCTCCTTGCCGCCGCCATCCTGGCCGTAACCACCGCCCGGGCGCAGCAGATCGACAGTACCTATGCCAACGATTATTACAACGGCCGCATGGCCCTTTTCGCCACCTTCCCCGAGCAGCGGGGCGCTATCGTAATGCTGGGCAACAGTATCACGGAGCGCGCGGCGTGGCCTGAGCTGCTGCCGGGTAAAAAGATCGCCAACCGTGGCATCGGCGGCGACAATACCTTTGGCGTGCTGGCCCGCCTCGATGGCGTCATCGCCATGCGCCCTTCGAAAATATTCCTCCTCATCGGCATTAACGATCTCGGCCGTGGCCTGCCGGAAAACGTCATCCTGGCCAATTACCGCCGTATCCTGGAAAGATTGACGGCCTCGCTGCCGAAAACAAAAATCTACGTGGAAAGCGTGTTGCCGATGCATGAAAGCAAACTGCCCGCATACCTGCAAAACAAAGCAGGGAAGGTGGCGTCCCTCAATACCGGGATCGCCGCGCTGGCAAAGGAATTCAACCTGCCCTTCCTCAACCTCCACGAATGGGCTGCCGATGCAAACGGCCAGCTGAAAGCGGAATACACGGGCGACGGCATCCATCTTACCCCCATTGCTTACGCCGCTTGGATAAAATGGCTGCAGGAAAAGAAAGCGTTGTGACGGATTGCGGAAAACGCGCACAATCCTTACATTTGAAAGATGAGATTACTTTGTCTGCTGCTGCTTTGCAGCATTGGCGGCAGCGCCCAAAGCCGCATCGACTACGCGGTGAAAGACCAGGACACCTTATACATGCTGCATTTCGCGCCGCAGGGAACGCCTAACGGGATGACCGTGATGCACGTCCATGGAGGCGGCTTCTCGGGTGGTTCTCCGGATGGCGACCGTGCTTTTGCGGAAGGGCTGCAGGCGAGGGGATATAACGTGTTTTCCATTTCTTACCGACTCTTTCTCAAAGGCAGCGATTTCGGCTGCGGAACGGCTACGCCCGTCAAACTGAAAGCCATCGCCACCGCGGTGGAAGATGTAGCCGACGCGGCAAGGTTCCTGCTCGAAAATGGGAAAGCGCTGCAGGTGGATACTTCCAAACTATATCTCTCCGGCAGCAGTGCTGGTGCCGAGGCCATCCTGCACCTGCTGTATAATCCCTTCGCGGCATCGGACCGTCAGCGGTACGATTATTTCAAAAAACAAAGGTTCAAAGGCGCGCTGGTATTCGCCGGCGGGCTGGTGGACATCAACCCGGTGGATAAGCACACCTGGGTGCCGACGCTCTTCATGCACGGCACAACCGATGAGCTGGTGCCATACGGCACGGCTGCGCACCGCTTCTGCCGCGCGGACCAGCCGGGTTGGATGATCATGTTCGGCGACAAATCGATTTACGAAAAAGGCAAGCGCATGCAGCAGCCCGGCTTGTTGTACACCTACGTGGGCCGCGGGCATGAAGTGAGCGGTTACATGAACCGGGAGGTACCGAAAATCGACCAGTTCCTGCAACAGGTCAATTCCGGGAAAAAGATGAACGCCCAGGAGATCATTGTGCCTAAAGGGAAATAACCGGTTACGACATAACTAAAGATCCAGGCGCCGCAAGGTGCCTGGATTTTTTTATGGGGAAAGGGTGCGGATCAGCGTTCTTTCAGCTTGTTGAGATTGATTTTGAAAGTCTGGCCCACAGGCAGGCTTTCGTCGAGGATCACCACATGTCGGGGGCCCCATTCTTCCACTTTATCGGTAGCGATGATGTAGGATTTATGGATGCGGACGAAGCAGCTGGGGGGAAGGAGTTTCTCCATTTCGACTGTGGTGGCGTTTACGATCAGGCATTTGTTTTCGAGATACACCTTTACGTAGTTGCCCATGCTTTGGACGTAGTAGATCTCGGCGGGGTCCACGGTGGTTTGGGTGCTGCCGGTTTTGAGTACCAGCGGCTCCACGGCGGGCTTTTCCACGGGCGCTTCCTGCTGGAGGATTTTATTGACAGCCTTCAGGAAGCGGGGGAAGGAGATGGGTTTGAGGATGTAATCCACCACGTCATACTCGTAGCTTTCGAGGGCGAACTCGCTGTAGGCGGTGGTGAGGATGATTTTGGGGCGTGTGGGGCCGAGGGTTTTGAGCAGGTCGAGCCCGCTCAGTTCGGGCATGTTGATGTCCAGGAAAACAACGTCCACCTTTTCGCGATGGAGGAAATTGGCGGTTTCCATGGCATTGTAGCAATGGCCCACCACCTGCAGGGCCTGTACTTTTTCGATATGCGCTTCCAGTACGTAGTGCGCTCCGGGTTCGTCATCTACGATCAGGCAACGGAGTGTTT
Above is a genomic segment from Chitinophaga pollutisoli containing:
- a CDS encoding helix-turn-helix transcriptional regulator, coding for MSIPPIKDTELSTKIAQLELVSEDLPAVVIIHNILTQSVEYMSPWGQRLLRTDLQALKDMGIAYFHRFFNPAEMDDYVPRIMQLIQGNREREFVSFFHQVRPTPEDPWQWYLGATRIFFRNAEGVPTHCITFALPVEQAHYINAKVNRLLKENTFLRANKHIFAELTQREREVLTLMGLGRNSAEMAIELNISEKTVTTHRRNIKNKLKAHSSYDITQFAQAFDLI
- a CDS encoding PhzF family phenazine biosynthesis protein, encoding MKSEQNTMPYYVLDVFTNERFKGNPLPVVVTGKPLETSLYQQISREFGYVETSFMHYSKEDKALRVRSFTRQGREISGAGHNLLGAVCLAVLKDMNVFRVQEGGPSVIMKDKRVQLNIETNSNDLPFIGMLQQPARTGNTVPAEDIAAALHLLPEDVKLYDWQPTVVTTEVSHLMVPLRNIDALNRAAQAGGALQNIATGYGFQGCYCFTMTDKDTPQIAQARFFHPGGGEDAATGSAAGPLGAYLFQKGYIHKEKEYAVLQGVKIQQPSILRFRVTGAGIWVSGASTIVMEGILHV
- a CDS encoding ROK family transcriptional regulator, with protein sequence MGHPTFFDELNRADLGGVAYKNLHLKKKILAWFTQHDNSTIADLSRELNASTPKVTHLLSDLLREGLVSDYGKIDSTGGRKPNIYGIAPDAGFFVGVEVKKFHVNIGLLDFKRNLVKITERIPYQLENTPASLDMLCEIIGRFLDALPVPREKVMGMGVNISGRIQYATGYSHNFFNFSEAPLSQVFESRTGIRTFLENDSRAMAFGEFSSGALRQEKNALFINLDHGIGLGILVNGQLYHGKSGFAGEFGHMPVFNNERMCHCGKKGCLETEASGQALIRHFMEKLGEGVTTIVQPDPQTGQVLLDDIIAAAAKGDILAIELIGAIGEKLGKGIAMLINLFNPELVILGGSMSATGDIIRLPIKSAINKYSLPLVNNDMQLVLSTLGEKAGVTGACLLVRNKLLSLA
- a CDS encoding GDSL-type esterase/lipase family protein codes for the protein MMQRLLLAAAILAVTTARAQQIDSTYANDYYNGRMALFATFPEQRGAIVMLGNSITERAAWPELLPGKKIANRGIGGDNTFGVLARLDGVIAMRPSKIFLLIGINDLGRGLPENVILANYRRILERLTASLPKTKIYVESVLPMHESKLPAYLQNKAGKVASLNTGIAALAKEFNLPFLNLHEWAADANGQLKAEYTGDGIHLTPIAYAAWIKWLQEKKAL
- a CDS encoding alpha/beta hydrolase — protein: MRLLCLLLLCSIGGSAQSRIDYAVKDQDTLYMLHFAPQGTPNGMTVMHVHGGGFSGGSPDGDRAFAEGLQARGYNVFSISYRLFLKGSDFGCGTATPVKLKAIATAVEDVADAARFLLENGKALQVDTSKLYLSGSSAGAEAILHLLYNPFAASDRQRYDYFKKQRFKGALVFAGGLVDINPVDKHTWVPTLFMHGTTDELVPYGTAAHRFCRADQPGWMIMFGDKSIYEKGKRMQQPGLLYTYVGRGHEVSGYMNREVPKIDQFLQQVNSGKKMNAQEIIVPKGK
- a CDS encoding LytTR family DNA-binding domain-containing protein, with product MQTLRCLIVDDEPGAHYVLEAHIEKVQALQVVGHCYNAMETANFLHREKVDVVFLDINMPELSGLDLLKTLGPTRPKIILTTAYSEFALESYEYDVVDYILKPISFPRFLKAVNKILQQEAPVEKPAVEPLVLKTGSTQTTVDPAEIYYVQSMGNYVKVYLENKCLIVNATTVEMEKLLPPSCFVRIHKSYIIATDKVEEWGPRHVVILDESLPVGQTFKINLNKLKER